One window of the Perca flavescens isolate YP-PL-M2 chromosome 16, PFLA_1.0, whole genome shotgun sequence genome contains the following:
- the rln1 gene encoding prorelaxin H1: MLWRLTLAVAVVCVGGICNSVKADVMSGLIIPRDYGVKLCGREFIRAVIFTCGGSRWKRSTEGNIDPFQWRSLSDVTVEDNQHTWQSGAEFTADNLSPLHVGSSYSLADLLALYGARGDRQQPSLSDLALLEKSQRSTVLGEQDGNPATADWAIPSKKKRNFSLGVAGKCCSQGCTKNDIGRLC; encoded by the exons ATGCTCTGGAGATTAACTCTTGCTGTGGCTGTGGTGTGCGTCGGTGGCATATGCAACTCTGTGAAGGCTGATGTAATGAGCGGACTGATCATACCGAGGGACTATGGGGTGAAACTGTGCGGGAGAGAGTTCATCAGAGCAGTCATTTTCACCTGCGGCGGCTCCCGGTGGAAACGATCCACAGAGGGGAACATAG ATCCTTTCCAGTGGCGTTCCCTCAGTGATGTTACAGTGGAAGACAACCAGCACACCTGGCAGTCAGGCGCAGAGTTCACAGCAGATAACCTTTCTCCTCTCCATGTTGGCTCCTCTTACTCCCTGGCAGACCTCCTGGCCCTTTACGGGGCCAGAGGAGACAGGCAGCAGCCGTCGCTGAGTGACTTGGCCCTGCTGGAGAAGTCTCAGCGGTCCACAGTTTTAGGCGAGCAAGACGGGAACCCAGCTACAGCTGACTGGGCCATACCGAGCAAAAAGAAACGGAACTTTTCTCTGGGTGTGGCAGGGAAGTGCTGTAGCCAGGGCTGTACCAAGAATGATATAGGACGCTTGTGCTGA